Part of the Pyricularia oryzae 70-15 chromosome 3, whole genome shotgun sequence genome, GCAAACTGCGTCACCTTTTGCGTCATGCTGTCCATCACCGCGTGGACCTGCCACACCGCCGGCGGCGTGGGCCCGTTGATCCGCGCTCCCGGTCCGCCCTCCCCTGACCGAGCCTGGACCTGGTTCTACGCCATAACCAGCGGCATCGGAGCCATCAGCGCCGGCATCCTGAACCAGGCAGACTTTACCCGCTTCGCCAAGCGACAGGGCGATCAGGTTCCGGGGCTGGCCTTTGCGACTTTTGTTCCGGGCACCATGGTCCCGTTGATGGGGATTCTGACGGCTAGCGCCAGCCTGGTGGTCTGGGACGGCCAGCCGCCGTTTTGGAACCCCCTGTACATTGTTATACAGTGGATGGTGGACGACTATACTGCGGGCAGGCGTGCGGCTGCCTTTTTCTGCTCGCTCGGACTGGTGTGTAGCCAATTGGCCGAGAACATCATGGGCAATGGATATGCCGCCGGGATGGACCTCGCCGGCCTCTTCCCTCGCTACATCAACATCCGCAGGGGTTGCATGATTTGCGCCGCGCTTTCGTGGGTCGTACAACCGTGGTTGTTTTACAACACTTCTTCCGTGTTTGTCGCGACCATGGCGTCTTTCTCGGTCTTTCTGGCCCCTTTGACCGGGATCATGGTGGTAAGTCGGCTGTGCTCTTTATGAGGCTTTGATCGTCAGGCTGACCATTCTGTATAGACCGATTACTTTCTCTTGCGCAAACAAAAGATCGAACTCTCTCAGCTGTACACCCTCGACAAAGACGGTAGCTATTTCTTCACCCACGGCTTCAACCTGCGAGCCATACTGGTCTGGATTCTCTGCTTTGTTCCAGCTGTGCCTGGCATGGTAGGTCGATTGAACCCAAACATCAGCGTCCCTGATGGCTTGGTCAAGTATAACACGGGGAACTACTTTTTTGGTAAGTCAGGCCCCAGAAGTTTACTTTGTTTGCAAGCCAAAATTCTCACCGACGTGGACAGGTTTCTTCTCCGCTTCCCTGATATACTACGTCGTCGTGCGAATATTCCCACCCAAGAATCTGGGTTGTGCCGACCCTGTCGACATGTATGGCACCTTtaccgaggaggaggcccgGAGGAAGACCATTGCACCGTTTGAGCCGGCAGACCCCAACGCCGAGCCGGCGAAGCTCGACGAGGCTGCGGACGTGCCGGAAAGTAGCAATCGGGCGGCTGCTCGGGATGTATAGCGCGAATGGTAGGCAATTCAGCTGGATTTGTGAGACTAGTGTAGAAACAGTCTCCTGCGCAATTTATCGTCATCTGTGCTTTTGCCAAGAACCCCATACGCTCGCTGCCCAACAAATTTCAGATGCCAAACAAAAACAGTGCCCACTACATGCCAGTAGCCTTAAAAAGTAAGCCAAAGCGAATGCAAAAGCAAGCACAACCCATTCAGGCAACTCTTGAaacgacaaaacaaaaagctcGCTAGCCACCAAAACTCACACTCAATCCTTGGTGACGTACAGATAAACAACCGGACTCTCCCCCGGCAGCCCGCTCCTCGTCTTGTCCCACCCGACCTCCTTGAGCGTCTTCTTGCAGCTGTCGCTGTCGTCCCCGTTGAACTGCATGCCCTTGTACCACTTGCCGTTGCCCGCCGGCAGCACCTCCCAGATGTTGTTGAGTCGGGGGTTGGAGTTGGAAGCCCCAAAGCCCTTCATCAGTTGGGCGATGGTGATATTCGTGGGGACGTGCGCCGCAGTGAATTCGATGTGCGTCCCGGGAGGCAACTGCCACGGCGCATCTGGGCCCGTTCGTAGAAAGTGTATCTTGGTGTGCTCGGGTGGGAAAAAGTAGCTGTATCCTGGCTCGCAGCCTACTCCTCCTGTGCTGTTGGTCATGTTGGCCGAGGGCGCGCTCCCGTCCAGGATGGGATAGGGGTATGGAGGTCGTCCGCCTGGTGTCATGACCGGTCTTGGATAGCCTTGCCCGCCATAGGGATTGAAGGCTTGCTGGGCCATGCCGTAGGGCATCATGACGGGTGTGTTTGGGGCACAGTAGCCGAAACCAGCAGGCTGCTGGAATTGCATTGGCATGTTGGCGTAGGGGCCTGGGTGGCCGTACATTCCGCGTCCTGAGCCGTACATGTAGTTCGGCGGACCACCACCGTCCGGACCCCAGCGCGCATTGAAGCCAGTGCCAGAGTAGGCCATGGTCGCCTGGTGGAATTGAGGCAGGACCGGCGGGGGAGGCGGGCCGTTGACGGGAGGTAAAGGAGTGTTGGCTGATGCTGTCGCGGAGCGGGTGGCAGCGGGTGTAGCAACACTGGGTGTTGGTGCTGGCTGAGCTGGCGAGGCTGCCTGCTGCGATGGTGTGGGCGGGTGGCTGGCTGCTCGAGACTGCGAGCGTGAAGTATGACTTCTAGCCGAGTGGTCCGACATGGTATCAGGTCAAGATCTGGGTATGGTAGGCGAAGTGTTAAAAATAGCTGGGAATAAGAGAGTACTTTGGCTTACCTGAGGCTGGTTCTAGTTGGCAGGAATCCAGACAGGAACCCACTGTGCGGTGTAAGGGTTGAAGACGGTACTCCAGCGGCCTTGTCTCTGGCTTACGACTCCTGGGTGACGTCCGTGAAAGGATGAGTTGAAGGCTTGTTGAGCAGAAATGTAGGTTGGCTCAGGGGCTCGATGATTTGTGCGTCTTGCGGGTGCAGGTTGTGCACGGTGAGTCTGGACAGGGACAGCTGTGGTAGCCGAGGTAGGACGAACGACAACAGGGCGGTCTGGACGAGTAACGTCTACAACTTGGCTGTTGACAATGTCGTAGGTTCGCTGACCGACTTTGTAGCCGCGGATGCGGATGTTTGAGAGGTCGTCACTGGGGTGAGGAAGTTGGCCTGTATTCAGGTTAGTTGGAGTAAGGACGAATCGAGCGAATGCCCTTAAATGTTGAATGAACAAGGGCCGAGTCACTTGACTTCTCAAGTCAGTGTTGTCAACAGGTCAACGGTGTCACTCGGGTACAGTGACTTGACCATAGACAGTCACGGCAGGATGTGTAGCCAAGGCAATTAGTAACAAAATGTGCGACAGTAACCTACCCAAAGCAGCCCACCGAGGAGGTAGTGGTCCGTTGTCGTACTGTCTTGTAGAATGGCTATAGCCTCGCTCACAGTCTTGCGAGATAAAAATCTCCTTGTGCCAAATCTCGTTgttgtcggcgtcgaaaaacCCACAGACAATAAGCCAGGCCCAGTAGCGGCGAGGAGTAGCGATGGACAGAAAGTACTGGCCGATGATGCACTTGACTGCTGGGTAAGGAAACCTGAGGTCTGGCGTGAAAGGAGGCGATGATGGCGACTGAGCGGTAGGCCGTTGGCCGCGAGGTTGGCGATCCAGTTTGTTGACACGAGACACGGCAGTGCCTCGCAGTTGTTTCTTGAGACTCGGGTAGATTGAAGCAATGTGTGGGATTGACAAAGTATTGGTGGCTGTGGTGGATGAGAGAAAATGTGCAGCAGACTTTGGGAGGAATTCGTAGTTAATATGCCCTGCGGACAGGAagtgactagactagacaaCATGAAGAAGACAATGACTAAGAGCTGGACAGCAGCGAGGATGGAGCAATTTTCCCTTCCAATTTGGGATCAAATTCTCTAGTCACTCTATGGAATTGACCAATCCACCCGTCGTTTGTTGTAGTGGGATGATTGGAATTGCAGCCCCTGAATCCCGCCCAACTCAATATTCAATGGTCTGTGATCTCTGATCTGGTGTCCATGGTCCAGTGACAGTCCAATTTTTACTTGCACCTCAGGGTAGTTGATGAGTCACCCTGTTATTGTCCTAAGTTGCTCTAAATGACCTCGTGCACATCCAGGCAGAGATTTGACGTGGATGGCATATGGACCCGACAGCCGGCGCGACTTGCTTATAGATGCAATAATCCCGTAGGCCTCGTTGCTCCGAATCTTCGACTGGCGTTTGAGGATCGAGTGAGCTATTGAGTAAACCGGTTCGAGACCAACTGTTTGAGCGACATCGCATCTGCTAGTTCAACTCAATGTTTGAGGTGGAAGTGGCCGGATGTTGATTGTCTAACTCGGATCCAAGCCTCGGCCATGGTCTTGAGGCTGTGAATCTAAAGGCTGAACAACCAGAGTACTTTTTACGTGTGATCGTTCGGGGTCGATCttgatgttgctgttgcGAAACGCTCGTCTGCGATTTGCATCACAAGCAAAAGTGTTGCATCAGCGCGCCGCTATGCCTCACCCGCTGGTGCCCACCCTCTCGTCTCTCACAGCCTCCCGTTTGGAAGCGCGCCTCTTCTCCATGTCGGCAATGAGATTCTTCAGATACACCTCGGACTGCACGCTCTGGCTGTACTCGACAGCCGTCCACAACCAGACGTTTCTCCTGTCGGCATCAGCCCCCGCCGCAAGCAGCGTCCGAAGCACCAACATGTTCCCTTTACTGCTGGCGTAATGCAGCGCAGTGTTGCCCTCGAGATCAGCCTGACGCACCGCCTCGTACGCACCACCGGGAACATACGTCAGCAGGATCTGCAGACAGGTATCGTGACCACCCAGGGCGGCCTCCATTACGGCGTCTCGCCCGCGACTGTCGCGTCGGTGGATGACGGACGGATCAGCCTCGGCGATCGCATGCACGACCTCTGTGTGAccggccgccgcggccagCATCAACGCGGTCTGGTGTTGTTCGTTGAGGGCCGGTCCGACGGTGGGCGACTCGTGACCGAGCGATAGCAGCAGGCGCACAATCTCGACGTGGCCTAGCTTGGCAGCCAGGTGCAAATTCGAGTTGCCGGCTTCTTCGCGGGATCCGGTCAGGTCGGGGTTGTGCAGGAGGTTCGGGTGAGATCGGAGGATACGGCGGACCAGGAgggcgtcgtcggcgcgGATGGCTCGGCGGATGCGAAGATGAGGGTCGATCCTAGACGATGAGATTAGCCTTGCTGCTTGGGGTCTGGAGGGGTCATGACTTGAAGCTCGTCGCTCACATTTTTTCCTGGTTGATTCCAGCAGGCTTCAATGAACCATTGGAAGATGAGAGCCGGACACGGCCTTTTCCAGAGGTAAGACCTCGTGTGGTCTGGGCTGTGCCGCCGTCATTGGGTTAGCGCGATGTCTGGCGTCTCGTGAGGGGTTGCTTGTATTGGTATTGTTGTAGTGAGCGGGCTGGAATCCCAAGATTACATCATCGCGACAGTCGCTAAGCGTCGCTCAGTAACGGTTCCATCACGTGATGATATCGGACCAATGACTTACAGTCTCTGGAAAATTACTAGCAGTTCGGCGCTGATGCAGGCCTGTACTTTGTGGGATTGATTGGAATTAGTAGAAGGGTTCTAAGCATCAATCTAAAGGTCGGTTATTCAATGCAAACCATTCAATGGCGTCGTTCATTTTCCTGTTCAAGAATACAGTTCTAGAACTCTTCTCTTACTGGcaagaccctaaccctgaatAACATCAAGATTTGCTATTGTATGCTTGTCCGTTTTACCAACCGATTACATTTCTGGCTTTCACTTTTTTTGTAATGATATTTTCAAGTGTGCACAGCTCTGTTAAGCCTACCGCTAACCATGGGCGCATAGGTTGTAGCTGGGCTATTTTGGTGCTGAATATAACCCAGTTGCAAGGAACACCTTCACTGAAGGGTTATTTTTCTCGGTTATGAACCAAGGGCATAAGAGAGCCATTATCTTGTCAACTCTAATAGAAATTAGGGAGCAGGACCCTGATTACCTTGTATAGCATCGCAAAAAGTGAATTAAAAAAATTGCAGGGAAATATTCACCCCTTGCCGTTGACATATGCCCAGCCAAACTCTATTGCAGTGCAATTCAAGCCCTATTAATAGTTCCTTGGTAGTAACTGAATCAGTCAGTGGGTGAACAAGTCAGCAAAGATCAAAGCAGAGATCCATAAGATTTGGACAGGGTGCAATGCATGCAGCTGCAATTTGACAGAATTAGAGCCGCTGTCGGTCGGCATGACCGATAGTTTTGTTGATCTTATCGAGGTATCTacctacttgggggctgtatgATAttggccccctcaaagagggggttacaaaaccatgATTTTgtaaaaaaccgtgggccagttAGTGCACAATATGGAATGGCGCGCcagcccactaacaaaagcggagcattttttttttccagtaACTACCgcaataattttttttttgttagtgggctgGTGCGCCATTCCATATTGTGCACTaactggcccacggttttttacAAAATcatggttttgtaaccccctctttgagggggcccatatcatacagcccccaagtatctATGTTGGGCGCCCCCTCATGGTCAATCCCCGCACACGAACCATTGAAACAACACATGGATTTACGCGGACAAAAGATTCGGTTCTTGCCGTCTAAGCAAGCAAAATATCAGGCCAGTGGCTTGTAGCCACCAATAGGGATCTG contains:
- a CDS encoding thiamine transporter, translating into MEDSSSSAAERQPLLGPLQPSFSASSSGSTIASFHPGPPSMFTSLKRRLAVSDDSEVNHGFRTTHLINPDIAPMPPSRRIWGRPQYLAFFAIAQFTITAWAASAAILGLGLAVWEAVVALFVSQVFVVTVASATGWVGGEWHVGFTVVQRIIFGQLGSYIGIAIRVTLSVVWYASQAWLGGLCVTAMISSWSRAFLEMPNTFPEDAHVATRDFVGFAVFQLISVPLMWFRPEVAIRPVAIANCVTFCVMLSITAWTCHTAGGVGPLIRAPGPPSPDRAWTWFYAITSGIGAISAGILNQADFTRFAKRQGDQVPGLAFATFVPGTMVPLMGILTASASLVVWDGQPPFWNPLYIVIQWMVDDYTAGRRAAAFFCSLGLVCSQLAENIMGNGYAAGMDLAGLFPRYINIRRGCMICAALSWVVQPWLFYNTSSVFVATMASFSVFLAPLTGIMVTDYFLLRKQKIELSQLYTLDKDGSYFFTHGFNLRAILVWILCFVPAVPGMVGRLNPNISVPDGLVKYNTGNYFFGFFSASLIYYVVVRIFPPKNLGCADPVDMYGTFTEEEARRKTIAPFEPADPNAEPAKLDEAADVPESSNRAAARDV